A region from the Pyrinomonadaceae bacterium genome encodes:
- the ggt gene encoding gamma-glutamyltransferase, with translation MTQTSYRSIRNISALSLLLFVSASLIRIPPTLTAVTLAASREPVRARHGIVASTNEVASRVGVDIMRRGGNAIDAAIAVAFALAVTHPAAGNLGGGGFMMIRLKNGKTTAIDYREMAPAAAHRNVYLDKDGNVIKGEGGPIVGYRAAGVPGTVRGMELALKKYGSGKLSWAQLVEPARRLAANGFRVTHSLSRSLRGNDDYLSKYAETKRIYLNNGNFYNEGDLFVQSDLGATFARLQQRGPNEFYEGQTARMIVDDLKRNNGLITLGDMRGYVAKEREPVRGTYRGYEIVSMPPPSSGGAVLIQMLNILEGYDLKKVDWASSDRYHLMTESMRRAFADRAEYMGDTDFVKVPIAGLIDKKYAAQLRNTINPERASTSEQVKAGKPLGYESNETTHFTVVDAEGNAVANTYTLNNSYGSAVVAKGTGILMNDEMDDFAAKPGTANLYGLIQGERNAVAPRKRPLSAMTPTFVLRTDGSLWFTVGSPGGPTIINTAFCVITNVIDYGMNIQQAIDAPRIHHQWLPDELVFEPYGLSGDTQRALSARGHKLIDKPRYLGDCEGIMIEDKTGIRLGATDPRRSDGPAVGY, from the coding sequence ATGACGCAGACAAGCTATCGATCAATTCGAAATATCTCAGCGCTGTCATTGCTGCTGTTTGTCAGTGCTTCGCTTATTCGAATCCCGCCAACTCTAACCGCGGTAACGCTCGCCGCTTCACGCGAACCGGTGCGCGCGCGTCACGGCATTGTCGCTTCGACCAACGAAGTCGCTTCGCGCGTGGGCGTGGACATCATGAGGCGCGGCGGCAACGCGATCGATGCGGCCATTGCGGTAGCGTTCGCTTTGGCGGTAACGCATCCGGCCGCGGGAAATCTGGGCGGCGGCGGCTTCATGATGATTCGTTTGAAGAATGGCAAGACGACCGCGATCGATTATCGCGAGATGGCGCCGGCGGCGGCACACCGGAATGTCTATCTCGACAAAGACGGCAACGTCATCAAAGGCGAGGGCGGACCGATCGTTGGCTATCGCGCGGCCGGCGTGCCGGGCACAGTGCGCGGCATGGAACTGGCGCTAAAGAAATATGGCTCCGGTAAACTTTCGTGGGCGCAATTGGTCGAACCGGCGAGAAGACTGGCGGCGAATGGCTTCAGAGTGACCCACTCACTGTCGCGTTCCCTGCGCGGCAACGACGATTACCTTTCGAAATATGCCGAGACAAAGCGCATCTACCTGAACAACGGCAACTTTTACAACGAAGGCGATCTCTTTGTGCAGTCGGATCTTGGAGCTACGTTCGCGCGCCTGCAACAGCGAGGGCCGAATGAGTTTTATGAAGGACAGACGGCGCGCATGATTGTCGATGACCTAAAACGCAACAACGGACTGATCACTTTGGGGGACATGCGTGGCTACGTCGCCAAGGAACGGGAGCCCGTGCGCGGAACGTATCGTGGCTACGAAATCGTTTCCATGCCGCCGCCGTCTTCCGGAGGCGCGGTGCTGATCCAGATGCTGAACATTCTTGAAGGATACGATTTGAAGAAGGTGGATTGGGCTTCGTCGGATCGCTATCACCTGATGACTGAATCCATGCGTCGCGCTTTTGCGGATCGCGCCGAGTACATGGGCGACACCGATTTCGTAAAAGTTCCGATCGCGGGCTTGATCGACAAAAAGTACGCAGCGCAACTGCGAAATACGATCAATCCCGAACGCGCTTCTACGAGTGAGCAAGTGAAAGCCGGGAAGCCGCTCGGTTATGAATCGAACGAGACAACTCACTTCACCGTCGTAGATGCGGAAGGAAACGCCGTCGCGAATACTTACACGTTGAACAACTCGTATGGATCGGCGGTCGTCGCAAAGGGAACCGGGATTCTCATGAATGATGAGATGGACGACTTTGCCGCAAAACCCGGCACGGCGAATCTCTACGGCTTGATACAGGGCGAGCGTAATGCCGTAGCGCCACGCAAACGTCCGCTGTCCGCGATGACGCCCACTTTCGTGCTGCGCACAGATGGTTCGCTCTGGTTCACGGTGGGAAGTCCGGGCGGCCCGACAATCATCAACACGGCGTTTTGCGTCATTACCAACGTGATTGACTACGGAATGAATATTCAGCAGGCCATCGACGCGCCGCGCATACATCATCAGTGGCTGCCGGATGAATTGGTCTTCGAGCCATATGGACTATCCGGCGACACGCAACGCGCTTTGTCCGCGCGCGGCCATAAGTTGATCGACAAGCCGCGCTACCTCGGCGACTGCGAAGGGATCATGATTGAAGACAAGACCGGCATTCGTTTGGGCGCGACCGATCCAAGAAGGAGTGATGGTCCGGCGGTTGGGTATTAA
- a CDS encoding type II toxin-antitoxin system HicB family antitoxin: MTKYSLIIQATADPTFFGFYSPALEGFTGVGHSIEDCLYKAKWGIEEHVQLLVQQEPPIPDPNPNPNVVVQNEAELAPAA; encoded by the coding sequence ATGACAAAGTATTCGCTCATTATCCAGGCGACCGCCGATCCTACTTTTTTCGGATTTTATTCTCCTGCTCTCGAGGGGTTCACCGGTGTTGGCCATTCGATCGAGGACTGTCTTTATAAGGCGAAGTGGGGAATCGAAGAGCATGTCCAGTTGCTGGTCCAACAGGAACCGCCGATTCCTGATCCTAATCCTAACCCTAACGTCGTCGTTCAGAACGAAGCAGAGCTAGCCCCGGCCGCTTAG
- a CDS encoding heterodisulfide reductase-related iron-sulfur binding cluster: protein MAAELSNLSSELSAQQDKILACVHCGLCLEACPTYVVTSDENDGPRGRIYLMRAVEEGRLPSTSNAFRTHIDRCLGCRACEAACPAGVEYGHLLEAARAEISATTKKPTGVYRLLKFVLRHVWLKPARLKAAFVFARLFRDSGLPRLLLKTNIPRELSTQFQFGLALLEASRVSTRSGSDGVAGKMPTTPDKVGNAGAPLKANVTVQLFKGCVTEGLFKRVNDATTRVMEVNGCAVQVPKQQICCGALHAHAGDLEGARELARQNIEAFDGGSNGGHPPSIVTNAGGCGAMLVSYGHLLADDPKYAERAKQFSARVRDIGQQLETIGFRNGANIGYERTTYDASCHLLHGQRATDASLQMLWAIPDLKFAHLNGSDVCCGGAGVYNLLEPQLSRAVLDEKLKHINESGAEVLTTGNPGCHMQIAAGAKLVGMNLRVCHPVELLDESYARAGFYNTNQK, encoded by the coding sequence ATGGCCGCTGAACTATCAAACCTCTCGAGCGAGCTTTCCGCCCAACAAGATAAAATTCTCGCCTGCGTTCATTGCGGTCTCTGTCTGGAAGCTTGTCCCACTTACGTGGTGACATCCGACGAGAATGACGGTCCGCGCGGTCGCATCTATCTCATGCGTGCGGTTGAGGAAGGGCGCCTGCCCAGCACTTCGAATGCGTTTCGCACGCACATCGATCGTTGCCTGGGATGTCGCGCATGTGAAGCCGCGTGTCCGGCGGGAGTTGAATATGGACATCTGCTGGAAGCAGCGCGCGCGGAAATCTCCGCGACTACGAAGAAGCCAACCGGTGTTTACCGCCTGCTGAAATTCGTTTTGCGTCACGTTTGGCTGAAGCCGGCGCGTCTGAAAGCTGCGTTCGTGTTTGCGCGGCTTTTCCGCGATTCAGGCTTACCGAGATTGCTTTTGAAAACGAACATTCCGCGCGAGCTTTCGACGCAGTTTCAATTTGGGCTTGCGTTATTGGAGGCATCGCGTGTCAGTACCCGGAGCGGTAGCGACGGGGTTGCAGGCAAGATGCCTACGACTCCCGACAAAGTCGGGAATGCCGGCGCTCCTCTTAAGGCCAACGTTACAGTCCAGCTTTTCAAAGGCTGTGTCACCGAAGGTTTGTTCAAGCGCGTCAACGACGCGACCACGCGAGTAATGGAAGTTAACGGATGCGCAGTCCAGGTTCCCAAGCAGCAAATCTGTTGCGGTGCGTTGCACGCTCACGCCGGCGACCTCGAAGGCGCGCGCGAACTGGCGCGACAGAACATTGAGGCCTTCGACGGTGGATCAAACGGCGGACATCCACCGTCCATCGTCACGAACGCGGGTGGTTGTGGCGCGATGCTCGTTTCGTATGGACATCTACTGGCCGACGATCCGAAGTATGCGGAACGTGCGAAGCAATTCAGCGCGCGCGTGCGCGACATTGGGCAGCAGCTCGAAACGATCGGTTTTCGCAACGGAGCAAACATCGGCTACGAGCGCACGACTTATGACGCGTCATGTCATTTGCTTCATGGGCAGCGCGCGACCGATGCGTCTTTACAGATGCTCTGGGCGATTCCTGATCTAAAGTTTGCGCATTTGAACGGAAGCGATGTCTGCTGTGGCGGCGCGGGCGTGTACAACCTGCTCGAGCCTCAACTATCTCGCGCGGTGCTGGATGAAAAGCTGAAGCACATCAACGAGTCGGGCGCGGAAGTCCTCACCACCGGCAATCCCGGATGCCACATGCAAATCGCGGCAGGCGCCAAACTCGTGGGAATGAATCTGCGTGTTTGCCATCCGGTGGAGTTGCTCGACGAGTCGTATGCCCGCGCCGGCTTCTACAACACTAATCAAAAATGA
- a CDS encoding aminotransferase class V-fold PLP-dependent enzyme, protein MTDWTSIREQFPVTRRFAYLNSAAAGPVSISSQAAATDYYQKMMSDGDVHWFRWLAQREAIRARIAKFINAEPDEIAFTTNTSSGMNVIVDALEERGEVVSCELEFPVTTLPWMHRRIPVHLVRATNGELLIEDVRDAMTQHTGVVALSHVQFSNGFRIDLDELGRIKGDHVLVINASQSAGVFEIDVKRMNIDALCATGHKWLMSGYGSGFVYLSRSLLQQTSSRALGWLSVEEPFEMRNDELRPRHDAAARLELGCPHFAGMFSLGAALELIEQVGIANIQARALRLNRFLTDKLTENNWKVLSPVQNDGSRSAETLIEIDKPADVVRGLFRRGVIVTEKPEGIRAATHFFNDESDIERLIAALNEIRG, encoded by the coding sequence ATGACCGATTGGACTTCGATTCGCGAGCAGTTTCCGGTAACGCGCCGGTTTGCCTACCTGAACAGCGCCGCCGCCGGCCCGGTTTCGATCAGTTCTCAAGCCGCGGCGACTGATTACTATCAGAAGATGATGAGCGACGGCGACGTGCACTGGTTTCGCTGGCTGGCGCAACGCGAAGCTATCCGCGCGCGCATCGCGAAATTCATCAATGCTGAACCGGATGAGATCGCTTTCACCACCAACACATCTTCGGGGATGAACGTAATTGTCGATGCGCTGGAAGAACGCGGGGAAGTGGTTTCCTGCGAACTCGAATTTCCAGTTACTACTTTGCCGTGGATGCACCGCCGCATTCCGGTTCATCTGGTGCGGGCGACAAATGGTGAACTCCTAATCGAAGATGTTCGCGACGCGATGACGCAGCACACGGGCGTCGTCGCCCTCAGTCACGTGCAGTTCTCGAACGGCTTTCGTATCGACCTGGATGAGTTAGGAAGAATAAAAGGTGACCACGTCCTCGTAATTAATGCGAGTCAATCCGCGGGTGTCTTCGAGATCGATGTGAAGCGAATGAACATCGACGCGCTGTGTGCGACCGGCCACAAGTGGTTAATGTCAGGCTACGGATCCGGGTTTGTTTATCTAAGCCGCAGTCTTTTGCAGCAAACTTCTTCGCGCGCGCTCGGATGGTTGAGTGTCGAAGAACCTTTTGAGATGCGTAACGACGAATTGCGGCCGCGTCACGATGCCGCCGCCCGTCTCGAGCTTGGCTGCCCGCATTTTGCCGGCATGTTCTCACTTGGGGCCGCGCTTGAACTGATTGAACAGGTCGGCATCGCGAACATTCAGGCGCGCGCGCTTCGGTTGAATCGGTTCCTTACCGACAAACTTACCGAGAACAATTGGAAAGTGCTTTCCCCGGTTCAGAACGATGGATCGCGATCGGCTGAAACGCTGATCGAGATCGATAAACCCGCGGATGTGGTTCGGGGTCTGTTTCGTCGGGGAGTTATTGTGACTGAAAAGCCTGAAGGAATTCGTGCGGCTACCCACTTCTTCAACGACGAAAGTGATATCGAGAGATTGATTGCAGCTCTGAACGAGATACGCGGCTAA
- a CDS encoding LysR family transcriptional regulator, with the protein MEIRQLRAFVAIAETGTFTAAAERVHVTQAAISMQIRQLERETGVRLFIRAPRKVILTEAGEKLLDRAQTILREHDAALQEMAALTGAEKGRLRVGSASAMVSGDPLPHILKRLKDDHPAVEASVVSGTSEELVHRLMGGEIDAAFVSLPVEARGVQTELLNEDYLVAIASPRHKLAKQKVVSPYALANEKLILGERGGNTRRLIDQFFAHAGVTPKIAMELSRLAAIKRMVEEDMGVGIVPLQSVRDEVAKGTLVRWWIEGAQINWQLGLARLVGGYESPIQKKFLQLCRDYFREHAATTSKDKQKQSRKAARA; encoded by the coding sequence ATGGAAATCCGACAATTGAGGGCCTTTGTGGCCATCGCCGAGACCGGCACTTTCACCGCCGCGGCTGAACGGGTGCACGTCACCCAGGCCGCGATCAGCATGCAAATACGTCAACTGGAACGCGAGACGGGGGTGAGACTTTTCATCCGCGCGCCGCGCAAAGTGATCCTGACTGAAGCGGGCGAGAAGCTGCTCGATCGCGCCCAGACCATCTTGCGCGAGCACGACGCCGCGCTGCAGGAGATGGCGGCGCTCACTGGCGCTGAGAAAGGCCGTCTGCGCGTTGGTAGCGCGTCGGCAATGGTGAGCGGAGATCCACTGCCACATATTCTTAAGCGATTGAAAGACGATCATCCGGCCGTGGAGGCCTCTGTCGTTTCGGGAACCAGCGAAGAGCTGGTGCACCGCCTAATGGGCGGAGAGATTGATGCCGCGTTTGTCTCCCTCCCTGTCGAGGCGCGGGGCGTTCAGACTGAGTTGCTCAACGAAGATTACCTGGTCGCGATCGCTTCGCCGCGTCACAAACTGGCAAAGCAGAAGGTGGTCAGCCCGTACGCGCTCGCGAACGAGAAGCTAATTCTCGGCGAACGCGGCGGAAACACGCGCCGCCTGATCGATCAATTCTTCGCGCACGCGGGGGTCACGCCGAAAATCGCGATGGAGTTAAGCCGGCTGGCCGCCATCAAACGAATGGTTGAGGAAGACATGGGCGTCGGCATTGTGCCCCTGCAGTCCGTGCGCGACGAAGTCGCCAAAGGAACCTTGGTTCGCTGGTGGATCGAAGGCGCGCAAATCAACTGGCAGCTCGGACTGGCGCGGCTCGTGGGCGGTTATGAATCGCCGATCCAGAAGAAGTTTCTGCAACTTTGTCGGGATTACTTTCGCGAACACGCGGCCACGACTTCCAAAGACAAGCAAAAACAAAGCCGGAAAGCGGCGCGCGCCTGA
- a CDS encoding BadF/BadG/BcrA/BcrD ATPase family protein produces the protein MSSTLLELNVRKSLPAVIPRAQRAKGLVVGVDGGGTGTRAVIMDEKQRVLGQGESGPSNPLRVGISKAVSNVREAIDRACAEAAVHRDDISNATIGLAGVRRKDIHQCTLEKLNECLKEIRSIELLPDGEIALYGATDGEPGLVVIAGTGSICCGRNRQGKKTCAGGWGPIVGDEGGASWIARKALQAVAHGADGRGPATAVTNAALKYFRVENADDLSTAIYSPTMTNDRLAGFAREVVRTARSGDAVALEILEEAGRELAAAAIAVIKKLRMEKEEFRVACVGGVYGAGDLLLSAMQQQIKTVAKRAYLAQPLFPPVMAAARIAHAHLRDEYALAG, from the coding sequence ATGAGCAGCACCCTGCTTGAGCTTAACGTCCGAAAATCTCTGCCCGCCGTAATTCCACGAGCACAGCGCGCCAAAGGCCTTGTTGTGGGCGTCGATGGTGGTGGCACGGGAACTCGCGCCGTGATCATGGACGAGAAGCAGCGCGTGCTGGGCCAGGGTGAGTCCGGGCCGTCGAATCCTCTGCGCGTCGGCATTTCGAAAGCGGTGAGTAATGTGCGCGAGGCAATCGATCGCGCCTGCGCTGAGGCGGCTGTTCATCGCGACGATATCTCGAACGCGACGATTGGATTAGCCGGCGTGCGACGCAAAGATATCCATCAATGCACGCTCGAAAAGTTGAATGAGTGCCTGAAGGAAATTCGATCCATCGAGCTGCTGCCTGATGGCGAAATCGCTTTGTATGGAGCGACCGACGGCGAACCGGGATTAGTAGTCATCGCCGGCACGGGATCAATCTGTTGTGGCCGAAACCGGCAAGGCAAGAAAACATGTGCCGGAGGCTGGGGTCCGATAGTCGGCGATGAAGGCGGCGCTTCGTGGATAGCGCGCAAGGCTTTGCAGGCGGTTGCGCACGGCGCCGACGGACGCGGTCCGGCCACCGCGGTGACAAACGCAGCCTTAAAATATTTCAGAGTGGAAAATGCTGACGACTTATCGACTGCAATCTATTCGCCGACGATGACCAACGATCGTCTGGCGGGCTTTGCGCGCGAAGTCGTGCGCACGGCGCGGTCCGGCGATGCTGTGGCGCTCGAAATTCTTGAAGAGGCCGGCAGGGAACTGGCCGCAGCCGCGATTGCTGTGATCAAGAAACTGCGAATGGAAAAAGAAGAGTTTCGCGTCGCGTGCGTGGGCGGAGTTTATGGCGCGGGTGATTTGTTGCTCAGCGCCATGCAACAACAAATCAAGACCGTTGCCAAACGCGCTTACCTGGCGCAGCCCCTATTTCCGCCGGTGATGGCCGCTGCGCGCATCGCGCACGCGCACCTGCGCGACGAATACGCTCTGGCCGGATAG
- the murQ gene encoding N-acetylmuramic acid 6-phosphate etherase, producing MPSDSSATVPITEQENPRTANLSSLSSLDIVEVMNAEDARVASAVNAALPQIAETVDRIVERMRSGGRLFYIGTGTSGRLGVLDAAECPPTFGVSPELVQAIIAGGFEACYRAVEASEDDAEAGARDLQTRGFTKDDALVGIAASGRTPYTVGAVEYAREIGAFTAAITCVPDSAITNAAEITIVPVVGPEVVAGSTRLKAGTAQKMVLNMLSTATLVRLGYVTGNRMTNVQTRNAKLRARAVRILTAEAGIDAASASKVLDAAEGDLPVAIVMAKSQSSQLRAKDALEAADGVIARALELISSEAGSEPPAVAGG from the coding sequence ATGCCCTCCGACAGCTCCGCGACAGTTCCGATCACTGAACAGGAAAATCCGCGCACCGCGAATCTTAGTTCGCTTTCATCACTGGACATCGTTGAAGTGATGAACGCAGAGGACGCGCGCGTGGCATCTGCCGTAAACGCCGCTTTGCCCCAGATAGCCGAAACGGTGGACAGAATCGTCGAGCGAATGCGAAGCGGCGGACGTTTGTTTTACATCGGAACCGGGACGTCAGGCCGTTTGGGTGTGCTGGATGCAGCCGAATGCCCGCCGACGTTCGGTGTCTCGCCAGAACTGGTGCAAGCCATCATCGCCGGCGGATTCGAAGCGTGCTATCGCGCCGTCGAAGCTTCCGAAGATGACGCCGAAGCGGGCGCGCGTGATTTACAAACGCGCGGCTTTACCAAAGACGACGCGTTAGTCGGAATAGCAGCTTCGGGCCGGACGCCTTACACTGTCGGCGCGGTTGAGTACGCGCGGGAAATTGGAGCATTCACTGCGGCGATAACCTGTGTCCCGGATTCGGCTATTACAAATGCCGCGGAGATCACGATCGTACCGGTCGTCGGACCTGAAGTTGTGGCCGGCTCGACGCGCTTGAAAGCCGGCACGGCGCAAAAGATGGTCTTGAACATGCTTTCCACCGCGACGCTAGTGCGACTCGGCTACGTCACGGGCAATCGCATGACGAATGTACAGACGCGGAACGCAAAGCTACGTGCGCGTGCGGTGAGAATCCTGACGGCTGAAGCCGGCATTGACGCAGCGTCAGCCAGTAAAGTTCTCGATGCGGCCGAAGGCGATTTGCCGGTGGCGATCGTCATGGCCAAATCGCAGTCCAGTCAGCTTCGTGCGAAGGACGCTCTCGAAGCCGCTGACGGAGTGATTGCCCGCGCACTCGAATTGATTAGTTCTGAAGCGGGGTCAGAACCGCCTGCGGTAGCGGGCGGTTGA
- a CDS encoding sodium:solute symporter has product MKALDLAIIFGYLIGIVLFGAWFGRKQKTTRDYFLGDRSVPWWAVAFSIVATETSTITFISVPGIAFSRGGNYQFLQLVFGYMLGRIVIAILFIPSYFRGELMTVYQLLDRRFGGKIKMLAASLFVVMRNIADGIRLLLTAIVLAAVYTSFQPTANAETIVVASIILIGVAMIVFTYFGGMEAVIWVEVVQLGIYIVGALAAAIILTQSIEGGLSGALALGSQFNKFSLFDFSFDMTKTFTFWAGLIGGCFLTMSTHGTDQYLVQRYLCTDRPRRAATALLTSGAIVLAQFIGFLFIGVLLFAFYHPHTDPGYATAASTAYPFTGGDRVFPDFITRHLPTGLSGLVVAAIFAAAMSSSLNSIAATTVNDLYRPFRQKLSDTHYLKVSHWLTLLWGVVQIGVALLVRNQNRSALDQALSVASLINGPVLGVFLVGVFLKRVSEPPALIGMVTSMAAMIYIRFATGIAWTWYVFIGSLITLVAAWLASFAFAAAPASRSQQLAVSPTEGLEEISE; this is encoded by the coding sequence ATGAAAGCTCTCGATCTCGCAATCATCTTTGGCTACCTAATCGGTATCGTCCTGTTTGGGGCGTGGTTTGGACGCAAACAGAAGACGACTCGCGATTATTTTCTCGGCGATCGATCCGTGCCCTGGTGGGCGGTAGCGTTCTCGATCGTCGCTACCGAAACTTCCACGATCACCTTCATCTCGGTTCCGGGCATCGCCTTCTCGCGCGGTGGCAACTACCAGTTTCTGCAACTAGTTTTCGGCTACATGTTGGGTCGCATCGTGATCGCGATCCTTTTTATCCCTTCGTACTTTCGCGGCGAGCTGATGACGGTTTATCAACTGCTCGATCGACGGTTCGGCGGAAAGATCAAGATGCTGGCGGCGTCGCTGTTTGTGGTGATGCGAAACATCGCCGACGGGATTCGTCTGTTGTTGACGGCGATCGTCCTCGCCGCCGTCTACACGTCATTTCAACCGACGGCTAACGCAGAAACGATTGTGGTCGCATCCATAATTCTGATCGGCGTGGCGATGATTGTCTTCACCTATTTCGGTGGGATGGAAGCGGTCATCTGGGTCGAGGTCGTGCAACTGGGAATTTACATCGTGGGCGCGCTGGCCGCGGCAATCATTCTCACGCAATCGATCGAAGGGGGATTGTCCGGGGCGCTCGCGCTCGGCTCGCAATTCAACAAGTTTTCGCTGTTCGATTTTTCATTCGACATGACGAAGACCTTCACGTTCTGGGCGGGCTTAATCGGTGGATGTTTTCTGACGATGAGTACCCATGGGACCGATCAGTATCTCGTGCAGCGCTATCTCTGCACTGATCGGCCGCGGCGCGCGGCGACGGCGCTGCTCACCAGCGGGGCGATCGTGCTCGCCCAGTTCATCGGATTTCTTTTCATCGGCGTGCTGCTGTTTGCTTTTTATCATCCACACACCGATCCCGGTTACGCCACCGCAGCCTCGACCGCGTATCCGTTCACCGGCGGCGATCGAGTTTTCCCGGACTTCATCACGCGCCACTTGCCGACCGGATTGTCGGGGCTGGTCGTGGCGGCAATCTTCGCGGCCGCTATGTCATCTTCGTTGAACTCGATCGCCGCCACGACGGTTAACGATCTTTACCGGCCGTTTCGACAAAAACTCAGCGACACGCATTATTTGAAAGTCTCGCACTGGCTGACGCTGCTCTGGGGAGTTGTCCAAATTGGCGTAGCGTTGCTGGTGCGTAATCAAAATCGATCGGCGCTGGATCAAGCGCTGTCAGTGGCATCGCTCATCAATGGGCCGGTGTTGGGTGTGTTTCTCGTCGGCGTGTTCCTGAAACGCGTCAGCGAACCACCCGCGCTTATCGGCATGGTAACGAGCATGGCCGCCATGATCTACATCCGGTTCGCGACGGGCATCGCGTGGACGTGGTATGTCTTTATCGGCAGTCTCATTACGCTGGTCGCAGCCTGGCTGGCAAGTTTCGCATTTGCAGCCGCGCCCGCGAGTCGCAGCCAGCAGCTCGCGGTTTCGCCCACCGAGGGGCTGGAAGAAATTTCAGAATAG